A section of the Chlorocebus sabaeus isolate Y175 chromosome 17, mChlSab1.0.hap1, whole genome shotgun sequence genome encodes:
- the CFB gene encoding complement factor B precursor (The RefSeq protein has 2 substitutions, 1 frameshift compared to this genomic sequence) yields the protein MGSSLSPQLCLMPFILGLLSGGVTTTPLSSARPQGSCSLEGVEIKGGSFRLLQEGQALEYVCPSGFYPYPVQTRTCRSTGSWSTLQTQDQKTVKKAECRAIRCPRPQDFENGEYRPRSPYYNVSDEISFHCYDGYTLRGSANRTCQVNGRWSGQTAICDNGAGYCSNPGIPIGTRKVGSRYRLEDSVTYHCSRGLTLRGSQRRTCQEGGSWSGTEPSCQDSFMYDTPQEVAEAFLSSLTETIEGVDAEDGHSPGEQQKRRIIIDPSGSMNIYLVLDGSDSIGAGNFTGAKKCLVNLIEKVASYGVKPRYGLVTYATYPRIWVKVSEQESSNADWVTKRLNEINYEDHKLKSGTNTKRALQAVYSMMSWPEDIPPEGWNRTRHVIILMTDGLHNMGGDPITVIDEIRDLLYIGKDRKNPREDYLDVYVFGVGPLVDQVNINALASKKDNEQHVFKVKDMENLEDVFFQMIDESQSLSLCGMVWEHSEGTDYHKQPWQAKISVTRPSKGHESCMGAVVSEYFVLTAAHCFTVDDKEHSIKVSVGKKRDLEIEKVLFHPDYNISGKKEAGIPEFYDYDVALIKLKKKLNYDPTIRPICLPCTEGTTRALRLPPTTTCQQQKEELLPAQDIKALFVSEEEKKLTRKEVYIKNGDKKGSCERDAQYAPGYDKVKDISEVVTPRFLCTGGVSPYADPNTCRGDSGGPLIVHKRSRFIQVGVISWGVVDVCKNQKRQKQVPAHARDFHVNLFQVLPWLKEKLQDEDLGFL from the exons ATGGGGAGCAGTCTCAGCCCCCAGCTCTGCCTGATGCCCTTCATCTTGGGCCTCTTATCTGGAG GTGTGACCACCACTCCATTGTCTTCGGCCCGGCCTCAAGGATCCTGCTCTCTGGAGGGGGTAGAGATCAAAGGTGGCTCCTTCCGACTTCTCCAAGAGGGCCAGGCACTGGAGTACGTGTGTCCTTCTGGCTTCTACCCGTACCCTGTGCAGACACGTACCTGCAGATCCACGGGGTCCTGGAGCACCCTGCAGACTCAAGATCAAAAGACTGTCAAGAAGGCAGAGTGCAGAG CAATCCGCTGTCCACGACCACAGGACTTCGAGAACGGGGAATACCGGCCCCGGTCTCCCTACTACAATGTGAGTGATGAGATCTCTTTCCACTGCTATGACGGTTACACTCTCCGGGGCTCTGCCAATCGCACCTGCCAAGTGAATGGCCGGTGGAGTGGGCAGACAGCGATCTGTGACAACGGAG CGGGGTACTGCTCCAACCCAGGCATCCCCATTGGCACAAGGAAGGTGGGCAGCCGGTACC GCCTTGAAGACAGCATCACCTACCACTGCAGCCGGGGGCTTACCCTGCGTGGCTCCCAGCGGCGAACGTGTCAGGAAGGTGGCTCTTGGAGCGGGACGGAGCCTTCCTGCCAAG ACTCCTTCATGTACGACACCCCTCAAGAGGTGGCTGAAGCTTTCCTGTCTTCCCTGACGGAGACCATAGAAGGAGTCGATGCCGAGGATGGGCACAGCCCAG GGGAACAACAGAAGCGGAGGATCATCATAGACCCTTCAGGCTCCATGAACATCTACCTGGTGCTAGATGGATCAGACAGCATTGGGGCCGGCAACTTCACAGGAGCCAAAAAGTGTCTAGTCAACTTAATTGAGAAG GTGGCAAGTTATGGTGTGAAGCCAAGATATGGTCTAGTGACATATGCCACATACCCCAGAATTTGGGTCAAAGTGTCTGAACAAGAGAGCAGTAATGCAGACTGGGTCACGAAGAGGCTCAATGAAATCAATTATGAAG ACCACAAGTTAAAGTCAGGGACTAACACCAAGAGGGCCCTCCAGGCAGTGTACAGCATGATGAGTTGGCCAGAGGACATCCCTCCTGAAGGCTGGAACCGCACCCGCCATGTCATCATCCTCATGACCGATG GATTGCACAACATGGGCGGGGACCCAATTACTGTCATTGATGAGATCCGGGACTTGTTATACATCGGCAAGGATCGCAAAAACCCGAGGGAGGATTATCTGG aTGTCTATGTGTTTGGGGTTGGACCTTTGGTGGACCAAGTGAACATCAATGCTTTGGCTTCCAAGAAAGACAATGAGCAACATGTGTTCAAAGTCAAGGATATGGAAAACCTGGAAGACGTTTTCTTCCAAATGATTG ATGAAAGCCAGTCTCTGAGTCTCTGTGGCATGGTTTGGGAACACAGCGCGGGTACCGATTACCACAAGCAACCATGGCAGGCCAAGATCTCAGTCACC CGCCCTTCGAAGGGACATGAGAGCTGTATGGGGGCTGTGGTGTCTGAGTACTTTGTGCTGACAGCAGCACATTGTTTTACTGTGGACGACAAGGAACACTCGATCAAGGTCAGCGTGG GGAAGAAGCGGGACCTGGAGATAGAAAAAGTCCTATTTCACCCCGACTACAACATTAGCGGGAAAAAAGAAGCAGGAATTCCTGAATTTTATGACTATGACGTTGCCCTGATCAAGctcaagaaaaagttgaattatgACCCGACTATCAG GCCCATTTGTCTCCCCTGCACCGAGGGAACAACTCGAGCTTTGAGGCTTCCTCCAACTACCACTTGccagcaacaga AGGAAGAGCTGCTCCCTGCACAGGATATCAAAGCTCTGTTTGTGTCTGAGGAGGAGAAGAAGCTGACTCGGAAGGAGGTCTACATCAAGAATGGGGATAAG AAAGGCAGCTGTGAGAGAGATGCTCAATATGCCCCAGGCTATGACAAAGTCAAGGACATCTCGGAGGTGGTCACCCCTCGGTTCCTTTGTACTGGAGGAGTGAGTCCCTATGCTGACCCCAATACTTGTAGAG GTGATTCTGGCGGCCCCTTGATAGTTCACAAGAGAAGTCGTTTCATTCAA GTTGGTGTAATCAGCTGGGGAGTAGTGGATGTCTGCAAAAACCAGAAGCGGCAAAAGCAGGTACCTGCTCACGCCCGAGACTTTCACGTCAACCTCTTCCAAGTGCTGCCCTGGCTGAAGGAGAAACTCCAAGATGAGGATTTGGGTTTTCTCTAA
- the NELFE gene encoding negative elongation factor E isoform X2: MLVIPPGLSEEEEALQKKFNKLKKKKKALLALKKQSSSSTTSQGGVKRSLSEQPVVDTATATEQAKQLVKSGAISAIKAETKNSGFKRSRTLEGKLKDPEKGPVPTFQPFQRSISADDDLQESSRRPQRKSLYESDRLRELGPDGEEAEGPGAGDGPPRSFDWSYEERSGAHSSASPPRSRSRDRSHERNRDRDRDRERDRDRDRERDRDRDRDRDRDRDRDRDRDRERDRDRERERDRDRDRDREGPFRRSDSFPERRAPRKGNTLYVYGEDMTPTLLRGAFSPFGNIIDLSMDPPRNCAFVTYEKMESADQAVAELNGTQVESVQLKVNIARKQPMLDAATGKSVWGSLAVQNSPKGCHRDKRTQIVYSDDVYKENLVDGF, from the exons ATGTTGGTGATACCCCCCGGACTGAGCGAGGAAGAGGAGGCTCTGCAGAAGAAATTCAACAAACTCAAGAAAAAG AAAAAGGCATTGCTGGCTCTGAAGAAGCAAAGTAGCAGCAGCACAACCAGCCAAGGCGGTGTCAAACGCT CACTATCAGAGCAGCCTGTCGTGGACACAGCCACAGCAACAGAGCAGGCAAAGCAGCTGGTGAAATCAGGAGCCATCAGTGCCATCAAGGCTGAGACCAAGAACTCAGGCTTCAAGCGTTCTCGAACCCTTGAGGGGAAGTTAAAG GACCCCGAGAAGGGACCAGTCCCCACTTTCCAGCCGTTCCAGAGGAGCATATCTGCTGATGACGACCTGCAAGAG TCATCTAGACGTCCCCAGAGGAAATCTCTGTATGAGAG CGATCGACTTCGAGAACTAGGGCCAGATGGAGAAGAGGCAGAGGGCCCAGGGGCTGGTGATGGTCCCCCTCGAAGCTTTGACTGGAGCTATGAAGAACGCAGTGGTGcccactcctcagcctcccctccccgAAGCCGCAGCCGGGACCGCAGCCATGAGAGGAACCGGGACAGAGACCGAGATCGGGAGCGGGATCGAGACAGAGACCGAGAGCGGGACAGGGATCGGGATCGGGATCGGGATCGAGATCGAGATCGAGATCGAGATCGAGACCGGGAACGGGACAGGGATCGGGAGCGGGAGCGGGATCGAGACCGAGACCGAGACCGAGAGGGTCCTTTCCGCA GGTCGGACTCCTTCCCTGAACGGCGAGCCCCTAGGAAAGGGAATACTCTCTATGTATACGGAGAAGACATGACGCCTACCCTTCTCCGTGGGGCCTTCTCTCCTTTTGGAAACATCATTGACCTCTCCATGGACCCACCCAGAAA CTGTGCCTTCGTCACCTATGAAAAGATGGAGTCAGCAGATCAGGCCGTTGCTGAG CTCAACGGGACCCAGGTGGAGTCTGTACAGCTCAAAGTCAACATAGCCCGGAAACAGCCCATGCTGGATGCCGCTACTGGCAAGTCTGTCTGGGGCTCCCTCG CTGTCCAGAACAGCCCTAAGGGTTGCCACCGGGACAAGAGGACCCAGATTGTCTACAGTGATGATGTCTACAAGGAAAACCTTGTGGATGGCTTCTAG
- the NELFE gene encoding negative elongation factor E isoform X1: MLVIPPGLSEEEEALQKKFNKLKKKKKALLALKKQSSSSTTSQGGVKRSLSEQPVVDTATATEQAKQLVKSGAISAIKAETKNSGFKRSRTLEGKLKDPEKGPVPTFQPFQRSISADDDLQESSRRPQRKSLYESFVSSSDRLRELGPDGEEAEGPGAGDGPPRSFDWSYEERSGAHSSASPPRSRSRDRSHERNRDRDRDRERDRDRDRERDRDRDRDRDRDRDRDRDRDRERDRDRERERDRDRDRDREGPFRRSDSFPERRAPRKGNTLYVYGEDMTPTLLRGAFSPFGNIIDLSMDPPRNCAFVTYEKMESADQAVAELNGTQVESVQLKVNIARKQPMLDAATGKSVWGSLAVQNSPKGCHRDKRTQIVYSDDVYKENLVDGF, translated from the exons ATGTTGGTGATACCCCCCGGACTGAGCGAGGAAGAGGAGGCTCTGCAGAAGAAATTCAACAAACTCAAGAAAAAG AAAAAGGCATTGCTGGCTCTGAAGAAGCAAAGTAGCAGCAGCACAACCAGCCAAGGCGGTGTCAAACGCT CACTATCAGAGCAGCCTGTCGTGGACACAGCCACAGCAACAGAGCAGGCAAAGCAGCTGGTGAAATCAGGAGCCATCAGTGCCATCAAGGCTGAGACCAAGAACTCAGGCTTCAAGCGTTCTCGAACCCTTGAGGGGAAGTTAAAG GACCCCGAGAAGGGACCAGTCCCCACTTTCCAGCCGTTCCAGAGGAGCATATCTGCTGATGACGACCTGCAAGAG TCATCTAGACGTCCCCAGAGGAAATCTCTGTATGAGAG CTTTGTGTCTTCTAGCGATCGACTTCGAGAACTAGGGCCAGATGGAGAAGAGGCAGAGGGCCCAGGGGCTGGTGATGGTCCCCCTCGAAGCTTTGACTGGAGCTATGAAGAACGCAGTGGTGcccactcctcagcctcccctccccgAAGCCGCAGCCGGGACCGCAGCCATGAGAGGAACCGGGACAGAGACCGAGATCGGGAGCGGGATCGAGACAGAGACCGAGAGCGGGACAGGGATCGGGATCGGGATCGGGATCGAGATCGAGATCGAGATCGAGATCGAGACCGGGAACGGGACAGGGATCGGGAGCGGGAGCGGGATCGAGACCGAGACCGAGACCGAGAGGGTCCTTTCCGCA GGTCGGACTCCTTCCCTGAACGGCGAGCCCCTAGGAAAGGGAATACTCTCTATGTATACGGAGAAGACATGACGCCTACCCTTCTCCGTGGGGCCTTCTCTCCTTTTGGAAACATCATTGACCTCTCCATGGACCCACCCAGAAA CTGTGCCTTCGTCACCTATGAAAAGATGGAGTCAGCAGATCAGGCCGTTGCTGAG CTCAACGGGACCCAGGTGGAGTCTGTACAGCTCAAAGTCAACATAGCCCGGAAACAGCCCATGCTGGATGCCGCTACTGGCAAGTCTGTCTGGGGCTCCCTCG CTGTCCAGAACAGCCCTAAGGGTTGCCACCGGGACAAGAGGACCCAGATTGTCTACAGTGATGATGTCTACAAGGAAAACCTTGTGGATGGCTTCTAG